In Citrus sinensis cultivar Valencia sweet orange chromosome 2, DVS_A1.0, whole genome shotgun sequence, a single genomic region encodes these proteins:
- the LOC102613331 gene encoding cinnamoyl-CoA reductase-like SNL6 isoform X2 — translation MGFVRSDESKKMEIEELKRMLVACAAVHRRKDEEEFKGSRNNINNVPKEIGGDDEEKLVCVTSGVSFLGLALVNCLLLRGYAVRILIDHRDREELRELMRRTCSHSVSAVTAKLTEVDDLTAAFEGCRGVFHTSALADPAGLSGYSKSMAEVEVKTTENVMKACARASSVRNCVLTSSLSACIWRDGPLQDLSSPVINHESWSDESLCIDKKLWYALGKLKSEKNAWKLAEENDFKLATICPGLVTGPDFIQRNSTATIAYLKGAQEMYADGLLATVNVTRLAEAHLCVYEAMNKTAFGRYICFDRVIASEDEAENLAKEMGMPASKICGNAHDHIPCPFELSNRKLTSLMSSTLGRCYIESLNE, via the exons ATGGGGTTTGTACGGAGTGACGAGAGCAAGAAGATGGAGATCGAGGAGCTGAAGCGCATGCTAGTAGCGTGCGCCGCCGTGCATCGTAGAAAAGACGAGGAAGAATTCAAAGGCTCTcgtaataatattaacaatgtTCCGAAAGAAATCGGCGGTGACGATGAAGAGAAGCTCGTTTGCGTCACTAGCGGCGTCTCCTTCTTGGGCCTCGCCCTCGTCAACTGCCTCCTCCTTCGCGGCTACGCTGTTCGCATCCTTATTGATCATCGAG ATAGAGAGGAATTGAGGGAGCTGATGAGGAGGACGTGTAGCCATAGCGTGTCAGCAGTAACGGCGAAGCTAACGGAAGTAGATGACTTGACGGCGGCATTTGAGGGTTGTCGCGGCGTGTTTCACACCTCTGCCTTAGCTGACCCTGCCGGCCTTTCTGGCTATTCT aaatcaaTGGCCGAGGTAGAGGTGAAAACAACTGAGAACGTGATGAAGGCGTGTGCAAGAGCATCCTCGGTGAGAAACTGTGTGCTTACATCGTCGCTTTCGGCCTGCATTTGGCGAGATGGCCCGTTACAAGACCTTTCTTCCCCGGTTATTAACCATGAATCCTGGAGTGACGAATCACTTTGCATCGACAAAAAG CTTTGGTATGCGTTGGGTAAGCTTAAGTCAGAGAAGAATGCATGGAAACTGGCAGAGGAAAACGACTTTAAATTGGCCACAATCTGCCCGGGTTTAGTTACAGGTCCTGACTTCATTCAAAGAAATTCTACCGCAACAATCGCTTATCTCAAAG GAGCACAAGAGATGTACGCGGATGGTTTGCTAGCAACAGTGAATGTAACGAGATTGGCCGAGGCTCATTTATGTGTGTATGAAGCCATGAACAAGACTGCATTTGGAAGGTACATTTGCTTTGACCGTGTGATTGCAAGCGAAGACGAGGCAGAAAATCTGGCAAAGGAAATGGGGATGCCGGCCAGCAAGATTTGTGGGAATGCACATGATCATATTCCGTGCCCCTTCGAATTGTCTAACAGGAAGCTTACATCTCTAATGTCATCTACCCTCGGACGTTGTTACATTGAGAGTTTGAATGAGTGA
- the LOC102613331 gene encoding cinnamoyl-CoA reductase-like SNL6 isoform X1 gives MGFVRSDESKKMEIEELKRMLVACAAVHRRKDEEEFKGSRNNINNVPKEIGGDDEEKLVCVTSGVSFLGLALVNCLLLRGYAVRILIDHREDREELRELMRRTCSHSVSAVTAKLTEVDDLTAAFEGCRGVFHTSALADPAGLSGYSKSMAEVEVKTTENVMKACARASSVRNCVLTSSLSACIWRDGPLQDLSSPVINHESWSDESLCIDKKLWYALGKLKSEKNAWKLAEENDFKLATICPGLVTGPDFIQRNSTATIAYLKGAQEMYADGLLATVNVTRLAEAHLCVYEAMNKTAFGRYICFDRVIASEDEAENLAKEMGMPASKICGNAHDHIPCPFELSNRKLTSLMSSTLGRCYIESLNE, from the exons ATGGGGTTTGTACGGAGTGACGAGAGCAAGAAGATGGAGATCGAGGAGCTGAAGCGCATGCTAGTAGCGTGCGCCGCCGTGCATCGTAGAAAAGACGAGGAAGAATTCAAAGGCTCTcgtaataatattaacaatgtTCCGAAAGAAATCGGCGGTGACGATGAAGAGAAGCTCGTTTGCGTCACTAGCGGCGTCTCCTTCTTGGGCCTCGCCCTCGTCAACTGCCTCCTCCTTCGCGGCTACGCTGTTCGCATCCTTATTGATCATCGAG aAGATAGAGAGGAATTGAGGGAGCTGATGAGGAGGACGTGTAGCCATAGCGTGTCAGCAGTAACGGCGAAGCTAACGGAAGTAGATGACTTGACGGCGGCATTTGAGGGTTGTCGCGGCGTGTTTCACACCTCTGCCTTAGCTGACCCTGCCGGCCTTTCTGGCTATTCT aaatcaaTGGCCGAGGTAGAGGTGAAAACAACTGAGAACGTGATGAAGGCGTGTGCAAGAGCATCCTCGGTGAGAAACTGTGTGCTTACATCGTCGCTTTCGGCCTGCATTTGGCGAGATGGCCCGTTACAAGACCTTTCTTCCCCGGTTATTAACCATGAATCCTGGAGTGACGAATCACTTTGCATCGACAAAAAG CTTTGGTATGCGTTGGGTAAGCTTAAGTCAGAGAAGAATGCATGGAAACTGGCAGAGGAAAACGACTTTAAATTGGCCACAATCTGCCCGGGTTTAGTTACAGGTCCTGACTTCATTCAAAGAAATTCTACCGCAACAATCGCTTATCTCAAAG GAGCACAAGAGATGTACGCGGATGGTTTGCTAGCAACAGTGAATGTAACGAGATTGGCCGAGGCTCATTTATGTGTGTATGAAGCCATGAACAAGACTGCATTTGGAAGGTACATTTGCTTTGACCGTGTGATTGCAAGCGAAGACGAGGCAGAAAATCTGGCAAAGGAAATGGGGATGCCGGCCAGCAAGATTTGTGGGAATGCACATGATCATATTCCGTGCCCCTTCGAATTGTCTAACAGGAAGCTTACATCTCTAATGTCATCTACCCTCGGACGTTGTTACATTGAGAGTTTGAATGAGTGA